One genomic region from Bacillus sp. SLBN-46 encodes:
- a CDS encoding NapC/NirT family cytochrome c, with translation MEEEHKEELPAPPKFRYKLLKIATLTVLFLALFSSIGFFGLEATSSSEFCSSCHEMKPEYYTWKASTHSEVDCTSCHTDPVFKELAKDKAKGVIEALKKQSSSTSAAPIRMPNEIPDSACESCHNVFTREVTPSGDIIIPHDKHKNKGVECVQCHSGVVHGKVADRKMTYSTDLDKWDSKVGKAAMADFKFIRPDMDTCMECHKARKITTECTACHTTGMIPKSHKKEEFKLNTHGAQAGKDLEKCNECHKGMSEVEIQGFDELPPVIKFLHNIKDSKPKITQYEYAKQNTFCKACHSTRPASHTSHFMKDHGELASKDKQKCLACHNYQQSDELETKIVACGSCHPSMHENNKAWRKKHPVPVSVNQKVTNFCYTCHVEDTCSSCHKK, from the coding sequence ATGGAAGAGGAGCACAAAGAAGAGCTGCCGGCCCCTCCAAAATTTCGCTATAAGTTATTGAAAATCGCAACTTTAACAGTGTTGTTTCTAGCCCTTTTTTCCTCCATTGGATTCTTTGGGCTAGAAGCTACCTCAAGCTCAGAGTTTTGCTCATCCTGTCATGAAATGAAGCCTGAGTATTACACGTGGAAAGCCTCCACACACAGTGAAGTTGATTGTACCAGCTGTCATACCGATCCTGTGTTTAAGGAATTAGCGAAAGATAAAGCAAAAGGGGTAATTGAAGCTTTAAAAAAACAATCATCGAGCACATCCGCTGCACCAATACGAATGCCGAATGAAATACCAGACAGTGCATGTGAAAGTTGTCACAATGTGTTTACGAGAGAAGTCACTCCGTCCGGGGATATCATTATCCCCCATGATAAACACAAAAATAAAGGCGTTGAATGTGTCCAGTGTCACAGCGGGGTTGTCCACGGAAAAGTCGCTGATCGAAAAATGACTTACTCTACGGACTTAGATAAATGGGACAGTAAAGTCGGTAAAGCGGCAATGGCAGATTTTAAATTCATCCGACCGGATATGGATACTTGTATGGAATGTCACAAAGCTCGGAAAATAACAACGGAGTGCACAGCATGCCATACAACAGGAATGATTCCAAAGAGCCACAAAAAAGAAGAATTTAAGCTTAACACCCATGGTGCACAAGCCGGAAAAGATTTAGAAAAGTGTAATGAATGTCATAAAGGTATGTCAGAAGTGGAAATTCAAGGGTTTGATGAACTGCCACCAGTTATAAAGTTCTTACACAATATAAAGGATTCTAAACCAAAAATTACACAGTATGAATATGCAAAACAAAATACATTTTGTAAGGCGTGCCATAGTACACGACCAGCAAGCCATACCAGCCATTTTATGAAAGATCATGGCGAGTTAGCTTCGAAAGATAAACAAAAATGCCTTGCGTGTCACAATTATCAACAATCTGACGAACTAGAAACCAAAATTGTAGCATGCGGTTCCTGCCACCCAAGTATGCATGAAAATAATAAGGCATGGAGGAAAAAGCACCCTGTTCCCGTAAGTGTTAATCAAAAAGTGACTAATTTTTGTTATACATGTCACGTTGAAGATACATGCTCTAGCTGCCACAAAAAATAG
- a CDS encoding tetratricopeptide repeat protein, translating into MKAQQKPNAQEQETTRETKKNKKKKNDRFKWWQALLILMLTLGVSITAAYMISDKYLWSDVDQNQLKDRLDHAKVAVEQKPNDSQARVELGYAYFLNDNNDEAIKQLKVALDLDKKDYNAYLNLGIVYNDEQRYDDALRNAIKATDLSPRDYKGHLLKGIAYRNLKMYKEASESLSQADKLMPGNTDIIFESGRVAEAQGKKDAAEEIYKEALSYDPLYKPALEALDRLSSKN; encoded by the coding sequence ATGAAAGCACAACAAAAACCAAATGCTCAAGAACAAGAAACCACCAGGGAAACGAAAAAGAATAAAAAGAAAAAAAATGATCGATTTAAGTGGTGGCAGGCTTTATTAATCCTAATGCTAACACTAGGTGTTAGCATCACCGCCGCTTACATGATTAGTGATAAATATTTATGGTCTGACGTTGATCAAAATCAATTAAAAGATCGACTTGACCATGCAAAAGTTGCTGTCGAACAGAAACCAAACGACTCACAGGCTCGTGTCGAACTCGGATATGCATATTTTCTCAACGATAATAATGACGAGGCAATAAAGCAGCTTAAAGTAGCGCTAGACCTTGATAAAAAAGATTATAATGCTTATCTAAATTTAGGAATCGTATATAACGATGAACAACGGTATGATGACGCATTAAGAAATGCAATTAAAGCAACTGATCTCTCACCTCGTGATTATAAAGGTCACCTTTTAAAAGGAATTGCGTATAGGAATCTAAAAATGTACAAAGAAGCAAGTGAATCATTATCTCAAGCTGACAAACTAATGCCTGGAAACACTGATATTATTTTTGAATCAGGTAGAGTTGCAGAAGCACAAGGAAAGAAAGATGCTGCAGAGGAAATTTACAAAGAAGCATTAAGCTACGACCCATTATACAAGCCAGCATTAGAAGCACTTGATCGTCTATCTTCTAAGAATTAA
- a CDS encoding 6-bladed beta-propeller: protein MKKKTVYIWMGTIVTLTTIVFAAIYFLGLQSELKKTAKIVERNGPPVFNFMINGDIDKSLDKPMDVAKIGSFIYVTDTNHKQVQVFDGAGSPIFQFGKEGSGKGEFKFPYGIAGDKKGNVYVADLYNGNISIFDEKGKFIKYFEEMDKKNKSIESPAGIRIIKEKLYVTDIKKSRLLVYDLKGKKLLELARAKNSKDLLNAPNAVTADKDGNIYVADSGNNRVVVYDKKGNFIRNVNGSKDGKGNSVFVNPRGIAVNSRGILYVVNNLTHFVYGFDEKGKEVFTFGGMGDGNEQFYLPNGLFIDKDDQVYITDTLNQRVAIYY, encoded by the coding sequence TTGAAGAAGAAAACAGTTTATATATGGATGGGTACCATCGTAACCTTAACCACAATCGTTTTTGCAGCCATTTATTTTCTTGGCTTGCAGTCAGAGTTAAAGAAAACAGCAAAAATTGTGGAGCGAAATGGACCTCCGGTATTTAACTTTATGATAAACGGTGATATTGATAAGTCTTTGGATAAACCAATGGATGTAGCGAAAATTGGATCTTTCATCTATGTAACTGATACGAACCATAAACAGGTTCAAGTATTTGATGGTGCTGGTTCACCAATTTTCCAATTCGGTAAAGAAGGTTCCGGTAAAGGTGAATTTAAGTTCCCTTACGGTATTGCTGGCGATAAAAAAGGCAATGTATATGTTGCTGATTTATATAACGGTAATATTTCTATATTTGATGAAAAGGGAAAGTTCATTAAATATTTTGAAGAGATGGATAAGAAAAATAAATCAATTGAATCACCTGCTGGAATTCGAATTATTAAGGAAAAGTTATATGTAACTGATATTAAGAAATCTAGACTTTTAGTCTATGATTTAAAAGGAAAAAAATTGCTTGAATTAGCTAGGGCAAAAAACAGTAAAGACTTATTAAATGCACCGAATGCGGTAACTGCAGACAAAGATGGTAACATTTATGTGGCAGACTCAGGGAATAATAGAGTAGTAGTCTATGATAAAAAGGGCAATTTTATAAGGAATGTAAATGGATCAAAGGATGGCAAAGGAAATTCTGTATTCGTTAACCCTCGTGGAATTGCCGTTAACTCACGCGGAATTTTATATGTTGTAAATAACCTTACTCACTTTGTATACGGTTTTGATGAAAAGGGAAAAGAGGTCTTTACCTTCGGCGGAATGGGTGACGGAAATGAACAATTCTACTTACCGAATGGGCTCTTTATTGACAAAGATGACCAGGTTTATATTACTGATACCTTGAATCAGCGGGTTGCAATTTATTATTAA
- a CDS encoding cytochrome c3 family protein: MSKIKLSFSFLLTLILVGMFSAIAFASVEGPKITDWNSSDGHLDFTWDTVAGATDYEVWKVVPGSAAVDVSPADGVMTYSADGLANSSTVEWEIVAVDSTGAEISETVFYMTAGGPKFNREVKADLVSTDAANDNGITNANQTGLGVGGQTDNWSTVLKSQGITNKNGTVTNHKTHGDYENNTNSCASCHQTHTAASKNLLFKNGVYATCTACHDGSLGFYNVFATGSDASASAGTFGGTESGNMSVHLATGAVAIKAAPGGNKNGEGSWGGEFTCASCHAPHGSFSDRLLHYNPNGIATTPVADGGQKLVGVAVVDGVPATKSSDIIAVRTKNLDSNQAANFPLIGVGGTVIQLYKWDSATSKYVIDTNPWVYTGTYDATHTYKVYDTAFWASKPTTSEKDIYMAADIVYPLKKNQDIRQANNWIGSPATKTALIDAVTVGDVARAYVVDLDVTPVADATLADKRVTKTNVLSLWNGLNWDETGAKKSGKGVVMSGFCSACHTDYLAKSGSETGTYSHAYRHTTTSDTYSCVRCHFAHGTDVTVMRDAQGNTAQDLVNNGEVADLTTAQAYMLDKDPSSALKRYTNMSVCWGCHTSSHAEGLRNDAGYGNDSDDPMPGGLKSNQ; encoded by the coding sequence ATGAGTAAGATTAAATTAAGCTTTTCATTCCTACTAACACTAATATTAGTGGGAATGTTTAGCGCAATCGCATTCGCTTCGGTTGAAGGTCCAAAGATTACGGACTGGAACAGTAGCGATGGTCATTTGGATTTCACGTGGGATACTGTTGCCGGTGCGACAGATTATGAAGTATGGAAGGTTGTACCAGGTTCTGCTGCGGTAGATGTTTCCCCAGCTGATGGAGTAATGACTTATTCAGCAGATGGATTAGCAAACAGTAGTACTGTAGAATGGGAAATCGTAGCTGTTGATAGTACAGGTGCTGAAATCTCTGAAACAGTATTCTATATGACTGCTGGTGGTCCAAAGTTCAATAGAGAAGTAAAAGCTGACCTTGTTTCTACAGATGCAGCTAACGATAACGGTATCACAAACGCTAACCAAACAGGTCTTGGTGTTGGCGGCCAAACTGATAATTGGTCTACAGTACTTAAATCTCAAGGTATAACAAACAAAAATGGTACTGTAACTAACCACAAAACACATGGTGATTATGAGAACAACACTAACTCTTGTGCTAGCTGTCACCAAACTCATACTGCCGCGTCAAAGAACTTATTGTTCAAGAACGGTGTATATGCAACATGTACTGCTTGTCATGATGGATCTTTAGGTTTCTATAACGTATTCGCAACTGGCTCAGATGCCTCTGCTTCTGCAGGTACTTTCGGTGGTACTGAAAGTGGAAATATGTCTGTTCACTTAGCCACTGGTGCAGTTGCGATAAAAGCTGCTCCTGGTGGTAACAAAAACGGTGAAGGTTCTTGGGGTGGAGAATTTACTTGTGCAAGCTGCCACGCTCCACACGGGTCTTTTAGCGATCGTTTATTACACTATAATCCAAATGGAATTGCTACAACTCCTGTAGCTGATGGTGGTCAAAAATTAGTTGGAGTTGCTGTAGTCGATGGAGTTCCAGCAACAAAATCTTCGGATATTATTGCTGTTAGAACTAAAAATCTTGATTCTAATCAAGCTGCTAATTTCCCGTTAATCGGAGTAGGTGGTACAGTTATCCAACTTTACAAGTGGGATAGCGCAACTTCAAAATATGTAATTGATACAAATCCTTGGGTTTACACTGGAACATATGATGCAACACATACCTACAAAGTGTATGACACTGCGTTCTGGGCTTCAAAACCAACTACTAGCGAAAAAGACATATATATGGCTGCAGATATCGTTTATCCTTTGAAAAAGAATCAAGATATCCGTCAAGCTAACAACTGGATTGGTTCCCCTGCAACTAAGACTGCTCTTATTGACGCTGTAACTGTAGGTGATGTTGCACGTGCTTATGTAGTTGACTTAGACGTAACTCCTGTTGCTGATGCAACTCTTGCAGATAAAAGGGTAACTAAGACAAACGTTCTATCATTATGGAATGGTTTAAACTGGGATGAAACAGGTGCTAAAAAATCAGGTAAAGGTGTTGTAATGTCTGGCTTCTGTTCTGCATGTCATACAGACTACCTTGCAAAATCAGGTTCTGAAACTGGAACATACAGCCATGCATACCGTCACACTACAACTTCTGACACTTACTCTTGCGTACGTTGTCACTTTGCACATGGTACTGACGTTACAGTCATGAGAGATGCTCAAGGTAATACTGCACAAGACTTAGTAAATAATGGCGAAGTTGCTGACCTTACAACTGCACAAGCTTATATGCTTGACAAGGATCCTTCTTCTGCTTTAAAGCGTTACACAAACATGTCTGTATGTTGGGGATGTCATACATCTTCACATGCTGAAGGTTTAAGAAACGATGCAGGTTATGGTAATGATTCTGACGATCCAATGCCTGGTGGATTAAAATCTAACCAATAA
- a CDS encoding SEC-C metal-binding domain-containing protein, protein MEKIYRNDPCPCGSGKKYKRCCGAGEAVPITTIIEGEIDELQKQILHYAYLHFGHVLQDDFESFEEMSELDDEQEREFFEMIHTVWFSLFEGLDDGETIIEKFIHGQIGKIKRPKLKQILQTWTFARTLAGKVISIDENKLTVEDGINSEQLDTIVTSLSPTVKEGSFIIGILVPYDQSFVFFPSAFDLPELMPEHAYSYIEECSMNAEYDSPQEYLTDNFLEVLSELPMIGGLLEIDEIEWPAPVYKEVVDILREKLISLVPPPIVDLGVILWINYVQRKQKRIQNPNLYAAAMHYLLTTIAPMNVMYTQKELAEQYGVNARSISSIVSELDEVLAEDIAQLMELDLMTEENDPSPPFIPRLEGASVIEFPTKSPTEAIETGLPHSSDLSGKNNNKTKVPARKVSKRDEERARNLIYDALQSEGKNRYKLAENALTLNPNCVDAYVILAEKTKSLEDAILMYEKGIQAGERELGKEFFKENKGFFWGLTETRPFMRAKQHYAEALSLLGNVKDAIVQYEELLELNPMDNQGVRYSLFVAYVDAGEYKKARNLLQQYDEASAHGAYNKLLLELSEKGFTKKAQLLAKAAKKENKYVIPYLVGKKRLPAYPPDYYGFGDENEAIVYADMHLHLWKRIDGLAEWLKNK, encoded by the coding sequence ATGGAGAAAATATACAGAAATGACCCTTGTCCGTGTGGAAGCGGGAAAAAGTATAAACGTTGCTGCGGGGCAGGTGAAGCTGTTCCTATCACTACTATCATCGAAGGCGAAATTGACGAACTACAAAAACAAATCCTTCATTATGCTTACCTCCACTTTGGGCACGTTCTTCAAGATGATTTTGAAAGTTTTGAAGAAATGAGTGAATTAGATGATGAGCAGGAACGTGAATTTTTCGAGATGATTCATACCGTTTGGTTTTCTCTCTTTGAAGGTCTTGACGACGGTGAAACAATTATTGAAAAATTTATCCACGGCCAAATAGGTAAAATAAAACGCCCTAAGCTTAAGCAAATTTTACAAACCTGGACATTTGCTAGAACGCTCGCTGGCAAAGTAATCAGTATTGATGAAAATAAGCTGACGGTGGAGGACGGAATTAATTCTGAACAACTCGATACCATTGTAACAAGTTTGTCCCCCACTGTTAAAGAGGGTTCATTTATCATTGGAATCTTAGTTCCATACGATCAAAGTTTTGTTTTCTTCCCTTCAGCATTTGATTTACCAGAGCTCATGCCTGAACATGCCTACTCCTATATAGAGGAGTGCAGCATGAATGCTGAATATGACTCACCACAGGAATATTTAACAGATAACTTCTTGGAAGTATTGAGTGAACTGCCGATGATAGGTGGATTACTAGAAATAGATGAAATCGAATGGCCTGCCCCCGTTTATAAAGAAGTGGTGGACATCCTAAGAGAAAAACTGATTTCCCTTGTCCCACCACCCATTGTAGACCTGGGGGTCATTCTATGGATTAATTATGTTCAAAGAAAGCAAAAACGAATACAAAACCCTAATCTATATGCTGCTGCCATGCACTATTTACTTACCACGATTGCACCTATGAACGTGATGTACACACAAAAGGAGCTGGCTGAACAATATGGAGTGAATGCACGCAGTATTTCTTCTATTGTTTCTGAATTAGATGAGGTGTTAGCTGAGGATATCGCTCAACTAATGGAGCTTGATCTTATGACTGAAGAAAACGATCCTTCTCCTCCCTTTATACCGCGACTAGAAGGGGCATCCGTAATTGAATTCCCTACAAAAAGCCCTACAGAAGCGATTGAAACTGGCTTGCCTCACTCTAGTGATCTTAGTGGGAAAAATAATAATAAAACAAAAGTGCCAGCTCGAAAGGTTTCAAAACGGGACGAAGAAAGAGCTAGAAATCTAATATACGATGCACTTCAATCGGAGGGGAAAAATCGGTATAAGCTAGCTGAGAACGCATTAACCTTAAATCCAAATTGTGTCGATGCCTATGTAATTTTGGCGGAAAAAACTAAGAGTCTTGAAGATGCCATCCTTATGTATGAAAAAGGAATCCAGGCTGGAGAGAGAGAGCTAGGTAAAGAGTTTTTCAAGGAAAATAAGGGGTTCTTTTGGGGATTAACTGAAACAAGACCGTTTATGCGTGCGAAGCAGCATTATGCCGAAGCACTATCTCTGTTAGGAAATGTAAAAGATGCAATCGTTCAGTATGAAGAGCTCCTCGAATTAAACCCTATGGATAACCAGGGGGTTCGCTACTCCCTGTTCGTAGCTTATGTAGATGCAGGTGAATATAAAAAGGCTAGAAATCTGTTGCAGCAATATGATGAGGCGTCAGCACATGGGGCATACAATAAGCTCTTACTTGAGCTGAGTGAAAAAGGTTTTACAAAGAAGGCTCAATTACTGGCAAAGGCAGCAAAAAAAGAAAACAAATATGTTATTCCTTATCTAGTCGGCAAAAAACGACTGCCAGCCTATCCACCTGACTATTATGGTTTCGGTGATGAAAACGAAGCGATTGTCTATGCGGATATGCATTTGCATTTGTGGAAGAGAATAGATGGACTGGCGGAATGGTTGAAAAATAAATAA
- the prfB gene encoding peptide chain release factor 2 (programmed frameshift) gives MELAEIRNELEKTAKKLADFRGSLDLENKEARIAELDDDMLQPDFWNDQEKAQTVISEANALKDQVNEFNGLNESYENLELTYELVKEENDEELRAELEEELQQLSGRLSQFELQLLLSEEYDKNNAILELHPGAGGTESQDWGSMLLRMYTRWAEKKGFKVETLDYLPGDEAGIKSVTLAIKGHNAYGYLKAEKGVHRLVRISPFDASGRRHTSFVSCEVMPEFNEEIQVEVRTEDLKIDTYRATGAGGQHINTTDSAVRITHIPSGVVVTCQSERSQIKNREAAMKMLKAKLYQREIERQEQELLEIRGEQKEIGWGSQIRSYVFHPYSMVKDHRTSTESGNVQAVMDGDLDQFINAYLRSRIS, from the exons ATGGAATTAGCAGAAATTCGGAATGAACTTGAGAAAACAGCTAAAAAATTAGCGGACTTTAGGGGGTCTCTT GACCTAGAGAATAAGGAAGCCCGGATTGCAGAGTTAGATGATGACATGCTTCAGCCTGATTTCTGGAATGACCAAGAGAAAGCGCAAACGGTTATTAGTGAAGCAAATGCATTAAAGGATCAGGTGAATGAGTTTAATGGGTTAAATGAGTCGTATGAAAACTTAGAACTAACCTATGAGCTTGTGAAAGAAGAAAACGATGAAGAGCTAAGGGCTGAGCTGGAAGAAGAGCTTCAACAGTTAAGTGGACGATTGAGTCAGTTTGAGCTGCAGCTCCTCTTAAGTGAGGAGTATGATAAAAATAATGCTATTTTGGAGCTTCACCCTGGTGCTGGTGGAACGGAATCACAGGACTGGGGCTCTATGCTGCTTCGAATGTATACACGCTGGGCAGAAAAGAAGGGCTTTAAAGTGGAGACACTTGATTATCTGCCTGGGGATGAAGCAGGGATTAAAAGTGTGACATTAGCCATTAAGGGTCATAATGCCTACGGCTATTTAAAAGCAGAGAAAGGCGTTCATCGATTAGTAAGGATTTCACCGTTCGATGCTTCTGGCCGAAGACATACGTCGTTCGTTTCCTGTGAAGTGATGCCGGAATTTAATGAGGAAATACAAGTAGAAGTGCGTACTGAAGATTTAAAAATTGATACGTACCGTGCAACAGGAGCGGGTGGTCAGCATATTAACACGACCGATTCGGCTGTTCGTATTACCCATATTCCTTCAGGGGTTGTTGTAACATGCCAATCCGAGCGTTCACAGATTAAAAACCGCGAAGCCGCAATGAAAATGTTAAAAGCTAAGTTATATCAACGGGAAATTGAACGTCAGGAACAAGAACTTTTGGAAATCCGAGGCGAACAAAAGGAGATTGGTTGGGGAAGCCAAATCCGTTCGTACGTTTTTCATCCTTATTCGATGGTAAAAGACCACAGAACGAGTACGGAGAGTGGTAACGTTCAAGCGGTCATGGACGGGGATTTAGATCAGTTTATTAATGCTTACTTACGTTCAAGAATTTCATAA
- a CDS encoding YitT family protein: MNILSNLTKTYPRTRIAVDYVLVLIGSAIIAFAFNVFLLPNQVASGGVSGISTILKTVVGWEPAYVQWAFNIPLFIAGVILLGKQFGVKTLVGTIFLPMVVFLTNNIEPWTHDALLGALFGGIGVGLGLGIVFRGNASTGGTDLAAQIINKYTGFTLGRCVVMIDGLIVLTAAIVFDIEKGLYALIALYVTSKTIDLIQVGFGRSKMAMIITNKQEEVREGILNKIDRGVTKLSAYGGFTDHERPVLMCVVDQTEFTKLKHLVKTLDPSAFVVVMDAAEVLGEGFKRE, encoded by the coding sequence ATGAATATATTAAGCAATCTGACAAAAACCTATCCTAGAACACGTATAGCAGTAGATTATGTTTTAGTTTTAATTGGCTCAGCCATTATAGCATTTGCCTTCAATGTATTTTTGCTCCCTAACCAAGTAGCTTCTGGAGGAGTAAGCGGGATAAGTACGATCCTTAAAACAGTGGTTGGCTGGGAACCGGCATATGTCCAGTGGGCCTTTAATATCCCATTATTTATTGCCGGCGTTATTCTTTTAGGAAAGCAATTTGGAGTAAAAACATTGGTAGGCACCATTTTTTTACCTATGGTCGTTTTTCTCACAAACAATATAGAGCCATGGACACATGATGCTCTTCTTGGTGCATTGTTTGGCGGAATAGGTGTTGGCCTGGGACTTGGCATTGTATTTAGGGGAAATGCATCCACTGGTGGAACGGATCTTGCTGCTCAAATTATTAATAAGTATACAGGCTTCACATTAGGTAGATGTGTAGTGATGATTGATGGATTAATTGTCCTTACCGCTGCCATTGTGTTTGACATTGAAAAGGGTTTATATGCATTGATTGCTCTTTATGTTACCAGTAAAACGATTGATTTGATTCAGGTTGGATTTGGTAGGTCGAAAATGGCAATGATTATTACTAATAAGCAGGAAGAAGTTCGTGAAGGAATTTTGAATAAAATTGACCGTGGAGTGACAAAACTATCAGCATATGGTGGATTTACTGACCATGAGCGGCCTGTTCTTATGTGTGTTGTCGATCAAACGGAGTTCACAAAATTGAAACATTTGGTCAAAACCCTTGATCCGTCTGCATTTGTCGTTGTTATGGACGCTGCGGAGGTACTTGGGGAGGGTTTCAAACGGGAATAG
- the cccB gene encoding cytochrome c551, producing MKKKLLTLLLGTSLVMGLAACGGGDDETKDTGNGGTETAQAGDAQKIYDQKCSSCHGGDMKGGMGPNLTQVGSKYSKDEILDILKNGKSGGMPAGLVSGDAANQVADWLAAKK from the coding sequence ATGAAGAAGAAGCTACTAACATTGCTTTTGGGAACATCCCTAGTAATGGGTCTTGCTGCTTGTGGGGGCGGCGATGACGAAACCAAAGACACAGGGAATGGCGGTACTGAAACTGCACAAGCAGGCGATGCACAAAAGATTTACGACCAAAAATGCTCTAGTTGTCATGGTGGCGATATGAAGGGTGGAATGGGTCCTAACCTAACACAGGTTGGATCAAAGTACTCTAAAGATGAAATTTTAGATATTCTCAAAAATGGCAAATCAGGCGGAATGCCAGCAGGTTTAGTTTCAGGTGATGCAGCAAATCAAGTGGCCGACTGGCTAGCAGCTAAAAAGTAA
- the ftsE gene encoding cell division ATP-binding protein FtsE gives MIELQEVYKKYPNGVTAINGIDVRINQGEFVYVVGPSGAGKSTFIKMMYREETPTTGTIMINGVNLAKLKMKKVPLFRRNLGVVFQDFKLLQNLTVYENVAFALEVIEAQPKVIRKRVMEVLDLVGLKHKIKMLPGELSGGEQQRVSIARSIVNSPKIVIADEPTGNLDPETSWEIMNIFEEINARGTTIVMATHNREIVNTLKHRVIAIESGKIARDEQRGEYGYEN, from the coding sequence ATGATAGAACTACAAGAAGTATATAAAAAGTACCCGAATGGTGTTACCGCCATTAACGGGATTGACGTCAGAATTAATCAGGGCGAATTTGTTTATGTTGTCGGACCAAGTGGTGCTGGGAAATCCACTTTTATTAAAATGATGTATCGAGAAGAGACCCCTACTACTGGGACTATTATGATTAATGGCGTCAATCTAGCCAAGCTGAAAATGAAGAAGGTTCCTTTATTCAGGAGAAATCTAGGCGTTGTCTTCCAAGACTTTAAACTACTTCAAAATCTAACAGTCTATGAGAATGTTGCCTTTGCACTTGAAGTAATTGAGGCGCAGCCAAAGGTTATTAGAAAACGTGTCATGGAAGTTCTTGACCTTGTGGGTCTTAAGCATAAAATTAAGATGCTTCCTGGCGAGCTTTCTGGTGGAGAACAGCAACGTGTCTCTATTGCACGCTCGATCGTCAACTCACCTAAAATAGTGATTGCGGATGAGCCTACAGGTAACCTTGACCCTGAAACATCATGGGAAATCATGAACATCTTTGAAGAAATTAATGCCAGAGGAACAACGATTGTTATGGCAACTCATAACAGAGAAATCGTAAATACACTAAAGCATCGCGTTATTGCCATAGAAAGCGGGAAAATTGCACGTGATGAGCAAAGAGGGGAGTACGGTTATGAAAATTAG
- the ftsX gene encoding permease-like cell division protein FtsX, protein MKIRTVGRHARESLKSISRNGWMTFASVSAVTVTLILVGVFFVIMMNLNRVAQTIEQDVEIRVHIDFAANKQDQQALKSEIERIPEVKSVKFSPKTKELDNLVKSLGEDGKAFKLFEQDNPLNDVFIVKTKKPTDTMKVAKKIEKVNFVAKVKYGQGKVEKLFKFIKASRNVGIVLIIGLFFTAIFLISNTIKITIIARRREIKIMRLVGATNSFIRWPFLLEGLWLGIMGSILPIILISIAYYRAYDYIGPKLAGTFIKILPVDPFVYQVSGILMLMGALIGVWGSVMSVRKFLKV, encoded by the coding sequence ATGAAAATTAGAACTGTTGGCCGTCATGCCCGAGAAAGTTTAAAAAGTATATCTAGAAATGGATGGATGACCTTTGCATCCGTAAGTGCAGTTACAGTTACTTTGATTTTAGTCGGTGTCTTTTTCGTTATTATGATGAATCTAAATAGAGTGGCACAAACCATTGAACAGGACGTGGAAATTCGCGTTCACATCGATTTTGCTGCAAATAAACAAGATCAGCAAGCTTTGAAAAGTGAGATTGAAAGAATTCCCGAAGTGAAAAGTGTAAAATTTTCACCTAAAACGAAGGAATTAGATAACCTTGTGAAAAGCTTAGGTGAGGATGGAAAAGCCTTTAAGCTTTTTGAACAAGATAATCCACTAAACGATGTATTTATCGTAAAAACGAAAAAACCGACTGATACAATGAAAGTCGCTAAGAAAATAGAAAAAGTAAACTTTGTTGCTAAGGTAAAATACGGGCAAGGTAAGGTTGAAAAGTTATTTAAATTTATCAAGGCGAGCCGTAACGTAGGAATTGTCTTAATTATAGGCTTGTTCTTTACTGCAATATTCTTAATCTCTAATACTATTAAAATAACTATTATTGCTAGAAGAAGAGAAATTAAGATTATGAGATTAGTTGGAGCAACGAACTCCTTTATCCGCTGGCCGTTTTTACTAGAAGGTTTATGGCTTGGTATTATGGGCTCGATTTTGCCAATTATCCTCATTTCCATTGCGTACTACCGTGCATATGATTATATTGGCCCAAAGCTTGCAGGAACCTTCATTAAAATCCTGCCAGTTGACCCGTTTGTTTACCAGGTTTCCGGTATTTTGATGTTAATGGGAGCTTTAATTGGGGTATGGGGCAGTGTAATGTCCGTAAGAAAGTTCTTGAAAGTGTAG